TCGTTGCATAAATAATTGGCTTTGGTTATGGCGGCGAGGTTATCGACCATACAGAGGGCCCCCAGAGCAAAAGCGGTTTCATACTCGGGCCCCTCTCCTTCCCCTTCAAAACCTGGCTCCTCGACTTTGGTGAACCGGCCGCATGAGATGGGGCAGGCCCAGCAGGCTACAGTCTTTTGGAGGTATTTTTCGGTCAGGGTTTGACCCGTGATGGCTTGCCAGCCGTTAAACGTGCCCTGCTGAAAATTCTTCGTCGGCAAAACCCCGTATTTCTGGGTAAGAGGGGTCATCACCCCAATTGTGCCGTGTTGACTCAAAGGAGAAGGAGCGGCCTTCGCCGCCTGGGTGAACTTGGTCATGACCCGATTTTGGATTTCCTTGAAACGCGCCTGGTCGGCTACGGGGACGAGGCCTTCTCCCCGGACCACGACCGCTTTGAGGTTTTTGGACCCCATAACCGCCCCCACGCCTGAACGACCGGCTGCCCGGTATCTGTCGTTCATAATGGCGGCAAACAAAACCAACTTTTCCCCTGCGGGTCCTATGCAGGCCACCCGAGCTTTGGGGTCCGTCTCGCTAAGCAATAGGTCGGTGGTTTCCGGAACCATCTTACCCCAAAGGTGATCTGCTGGCTTCAGTTCGGCCCGCCCCTTATCGATCCATAGATAGACCGGGGTGGACGCCCGGCCGGTGACTATTAAAGCATCGAAACCCGCCCTTTTCAACTCCTTGGGAAACTGTCCGCCCGAGTTCGAGCAGGTAAGGGCTCCGGTTAGCGGGCCTTTGGTCATGACCATATAGCGGGCGGCGGTCGGGGCGGAAGTACCGGTCAACGGGCCGGTAGCCATAATCAGCATATTTTCAGGAGACAAAGGGTCGATCCTGGGGTCGACCTCTTTATTCAGGTAATAGATGCCCAGGCCGCGGCCGCCAATGTAATCTTTGGCCACCTTCCCATCTAAATTCTCTTCCTTCAGCTCACCCTTCGTCAGATCAACCCGCAGGATCTTTCCCCGCCATCCATACATTTCCGTCTCCTTTCGGTATTCAATCCCAATGGATCAAACGTTAAATTTAATAGGACGCAGATTTACGCAGATAACCACCGAAATAAAAAAGACGCTATGCGCATAGCGCTAAGCGCTAAGCGACTTTCTGTGTACATCCGTGTCCAAAAAGGAATTTCCTATACAATTAAATTATCCGCCTTAAATATTCACAAGGTATGATGGATTATCCTGGAACGTCATCTTTAGAGGTTCTTTAAAACGACTCCTTTCCATCCAAAATTTTTAGCCCCCCGGCAGCTTCTACATGATCCACGAGCCGGGGAAACAAGCTGGGCGCTGAATGAATATGCATATCCACCGCCCCCTGCAAGATTTCTAAATCTTCGCGCATTTTGGTATCCTCCTTACTTCGTATTCTTTATATTTAGTTCTCCGACCCAACAAAGAAGTTGAAGCGGTAGGCAAGACGGACATAACTTATGAATCCGCCCATCAAGCTCGTCCTGCTGATACCAGTGGTAACGACTCAACCGCCCTGCAATCGCAAAAACATGGCGGTTCATGTTTTCCTCCCGGGGTTGGAAATCGGGCCCAATTGCCTTAATTCACGCCGCAGCTCCGCCCGGAGCTCTGCCTCCGTCGGAAGGTACAATTTATACCGGCTTGCGAAGATTTTTTTCTCCTGGTCCGGCCCGAGGGTATAGCGGACGACAGCATCATTCTTATCCGTGCAAAGGATCAGCCCCAGCGTGGGATTATCTCCCTCCGTCCGGCGCTCGCGATCGTAGTAATTGACATACAATTGGATTTGGCCCAGATCCTGATGAGCCAGCTTGCCGACCTTGAGATCAATGAGCACGAAGCACTTGAGGACCGTATGATAGAAGACCAGGTCGATGTAAAAGTGGTCGCCATCAAGGGTAATTCGCTCCTGACGGGAGACGAACGCGAACCCTTTGCCCAGTTCCAGCAGAAACGTCTGAAGGTTGTTGATCAGAGCCTGTTCCAGATCCGACTCCACGAGTTTCGGTACCTCAGGCATTCCGAGGAACTCCATGACAACTGGATCTTTGAAAGCATCGATGGGCCTTTGTATCTCTTGACCCTTCTTCGCCAGCCGCATCAGGCCTTTCTTATCTTTGCTCAGGGCCAGCCTTTCATACAGCAGGCTGTTGATCTGCCGTTCCAGTTCGCGGGCCGACCAATTGTTCCGAATGGCCTCGATCTCGTAGAAGGCTCGGGCTTCTTCCTTATCTACACGCAGGAGGGTTCGATAATGGGTCCAGGACAGATTGGGGTGGAGTCGGCCGGGTTGCCAAGATTGGCCACGCAGTGCGTGGCCAATTTCAAGACCAGGCGAAACAGAAGGCGCGGTCGATTTCCGAGGCAATGCATCGGGAATGCCAACCACACTAGATTTTCCACGCAGCGCGTGGACTTTTTCCGTCGCCTCGAATTCTCTCCCTGTAGATTGGCCACGCAGAGCGTGGCCAATCTCAGTATTACCGACCAGCCTGGAATAGGTCAGATAAAACTGCCGGATATACTTCAAGCTCTGAATGGAATAACCACTTCCATAATCCCGTGTCAGATTCTCCGATAACTCAGCGATCAACTGCTCGCCATAATTTGCCCGCCGTTCTCCTTTTTGCTCCTCCTCAACGATTTCCCGCCCGACAAGCCAATTGGCCATAACCTGCGCGGTGTTCACCGATCGCGCGGCAGTAAGGCGCGCCGATTCGAGAATCTGCCGGATTCGCAGGTACACATCTTTGTTTTTAACGGGATGCTTCATAGCTCAAGCTCCATCTGACCCGGTTTGGGCGGCGCTTTGGGCAGGTTCTCGACCCTTAGGCTGTAATCGTCATGGCTCCATTCGCAGCGGGCAAGCACCGCCTTCGGGATCTTCTTCACCGTTAAGTTGGGGTAACGGTCGGCCTTGCCCCGAAAGGCGGAGCAAAGGACGAGAAGCGTGCGCTGGTACCCTACGTCATCACTCAATTGTTGGAGCTGCTCATGGCTTAGTTTTTGCGTAGTCACATAAATGAAATCCCGCTCCGTGGAATGGCCATGCTGCCAATAGACAGCGTCGCTCGGCGAATAGACAAACCCCTCCAGCTTGCAAACCGCCTCAGCCAGCATGGCGGCATTGAACTCCTTACTGATCACCCAGTTCCCCCACTTGTCCTTTTCCAGGAGCGAAGGCGCGAGGCGGTAATAGCGGAATCCACCCCCACCCTTCCAGTCCACCGCTTTGGTGATGCCTCCAGGGTCCTGCCCATCAATCACCTTCTTGAGCCGCGGAATAATGTGCGTATGGCAATGCTCCCCCAACTCCACCATAATCCAGCGCCGCCCCATCTTGTGAGCGACCGCGCCGGTGGTACCGGAACCGGCGAAGGAATCAAGGACTAAGTCACCTTTTTTGGTTGAAAGCTCTATTACCCTCCTCAAAAGTTGCTCTGGTTTTTTCCCTTTGGGAAAGTCAACTCCACCTTCTTTGGCAATCCCTTCCCACGAAATATCGGTCCAAATATCTGTAATAGTTTCGCCGGGAAGACGTTTACCATCGATTTCTACAAGTCTTTCATCGCAAAAAAGTACCCGCTCTCCACCAATAAAGTAGTAGTCCATGTCATCGTTAGGGTGCCTGAAGACTTTATCCCTTTCGTTTTCCGATTTTTTCAGAGTTCCGAGCCGTTTCTGGCGCGCCCCTCCCGTAACGGATGCCGATCTGAACACGCGATCTGCTTTATTTATGGCGTATTCAGATACCTCCCTTGAAAAGGCTTCTTCTCCCATCGATTTCTTTGCCATTCTCGAAGATGCATAACCAAGATTTTTTGCAACTACTTCGTTAATAGATTGCCATTCCCAATCCTTATAGCTCTTTTTCCGATCTTTAAGGACACTCCTAATAATGCCTTGAAATTTTTAAAATTCTTCTCTCAGGAAAAGCCTACATTACGATAGGAATATACAAAATTGGCCATGGTGAGTCAAGGTGAATGCAAAATTTAAAAGGGAGTGCCGGCACCTTTAAAGGTGCCGGCTTTTTCATCGGAGGTAATGCGCCGATTTCGGATTGTCTATAGTGAACGAAAAAAGAAAGTTGTCATAGCAAGCTCGGCATTCCCTGGAGAAATCCCCCCAACCTCCTTTTATGCAAAGGAGGCAAGGGGGAATTTTGTATCGATCGCGTTCTTATTCAATCCCGGCCAAACGCTTGGCGCAGTTCTTCCTGGCGTTCAAATCCGATTCCCGCATGATGGTCAGCCGGTGGGCGGCCGGGGATCCGCCGCCATGAAGATCAGAAACGGTATCGGCACTCTCCATGGCTAACTTCTCCACTAAGCGCAGCATCTTAATCCGGTTCTCCACCGGAACGCCAACGGCCCCCTGTAAATATTTCTTCAATAACCCGCCCACCTCGGCATTGTTAAAATCCCGGTCCGAGGGCAAATCAGCCACATAACCGCCGGCGATGTCGACCAGCAGGCGAATCATCTCGGACATCTGTTTGCCTTCGTGGATTTTGGAAGCATTGGCCAAGACCGAATTGATGAAATAGGTGCCTGAAGCCTCTTTCTTCCCTTCATAAGAGGCGGCCAAGCTGCAGCCATAGAGGGTTTCCGCCATATGGATCATGTCGATGATCTTTTCCTTGTGGTGGGTCACTTTCGAAGTTCCATTATAGTCCATCATCACGAGGGCGGCGCCGGTCATAGCATCGACCTTGCCCGCTTTGCAGCCGCCATGCGACTGGCGATGGAAAGCCGAAAACCGGTTGACGATTTCCCCGGTATATTCGATCTCCCCGCACATGAAAACCCGCTCCCAGGGTACGAATACTTCATCGTAGATGACCGTCGGGCAGTACTTGCTGTACCGGATGTTGCCGCAGTCCACGCCCTCGATTTCGCGGGTGTCCATGGTGTTCCGGCCGACGACATGAATGACCCCCTTGGTGTCAGCAGGAATTGCAAAGGCAACGGCATAATCTTCGTCTCCCTTTCCCATCGCCCGGGTCGGAAGCACGATCAGTTCGTGGGCACTTAAGGAGCCGGTTTGATGCACCTTGGCCCCTTTTACGACAATGCCATCTTTGGTTTTCTCCGTCACCCGAAGATATAGGTCCTTGTCGGGCTGTTCGTGGGGAGCTAAACTGCGATCTCCCTTCACATCCGTCACGCTGGCATTAGCCGTGAAGTCGTTCTTCTGCATGTACCTCAAGAAATCCAGAAAACGGTTGTAATAGGGTGTGCCGTGTTTTTTGTCAATATCGAAAGTAACGATGGAGAGGGCAGCCATACAGTCCAGGCCAGTGCAGCGTTGATGGCACGTTCCCACATAGGCCCCGAGGATGCGGTTAATCTTCACCCGGGCCACCAAATCTTCGATGGACTGCGGCAGCAGGGTAAACCGGTTGATCCGCTCTCCGGTGAAGGGAGATACCGTCGTCAACAGATCCCGGTATTTTTCCAAGTTGGCCAGTTCATAAGTAGCGCCGGTGGAGTTGATCCCCCCCCGAATCCTCGGGTTATCCACCACATTTTCAACTCTCGCGCCGAACATGTAGGCAGTGGGCTTCATTTTTCTCAAACTCTCTAAGTATTCCGGAAATGTTTTAACAGCCATGTTTCACCCTCCTGTTTTTCAATGGAATGGGACGCGGATCTTCGCAGATTCACGCGGATTATTATATTACTTTTAGAAATAAATCTTTCCCCCTACGCTCTACACCCTACACCCTTTAAGTGGTAATATCCTGCAAATCTGCATTTATCTGCGTCCTAAAAATTATTTTAAACTTTAAACTCCAGCCCCCGGCGAAAAGCTTTGAGGTTCAGGGTCTTGGCTTGGGGAGGCACACTGGCCTCAATCGCTTTCTCCATGGCCGGCACCGAAAGGATGCCGGTTTTTTTGATCAGCGCCCCCAGAATGATCAGGTTGGCCACTACGATGTTGCCCTCTTGCTCGGCCATGCTGGTTGCAGGAACTTTCAGGACCTGATAATCGCCGGGGTTAACCTCCTGTACCAGGTCAGAATCGATCACCAATATTCCGTTGGGCTTAATTTTATGCAGGTGTCTATTCACCGCATCTTCAGCCAGAGCGATCAGGATGTCCGGCCTCCGGACCTGGGGATCCGTTATAGGATCACCGGATAGGATCACTTCGGCTTTGGCCATCCCGCCTCTTTGCTCGGAACTGTAGGCCTGCGTCTGCACCGCTTTTTTATTGTCAAAAAGAGTGGCGGCGGTTCCCAGGAGAATTCCCGCCAGGATCACCCCTTGTCCACCCACTCCCCCGATCAGGATCTCCGTTCGCTTCATTCTTTCACTCCATAGGCTTTGGCCTTCATCTTCATGATTTCCTCGACCATTTCGGGCTTTTCCTTATTCACCAGCTCCCCGACCACAATCCTTTCCTGCAGCTCCTCCTCGGAAAGTTTGGCCGCTTCCTTCACGGAGATGGCCTTCTCTTTATACTCCCGCAGCATCTGAACCGAACTGCCCGAGCCCGTCTTTTTCCCAAATTGAACCGGGCACTGGGTGATGACTTCCAGGAAAGAGAAGCCTTTCTTCTGGATCGCTTTCTTGAGCGTGGTGGTGATCTGCCTGGGGTGGTAGGTAGTCCACCGCGAAACAAAAGAAGCCCCGGCCGCCATCACCAGATGGGCAATGTCGAAGGGGTTTTCAAAAGTACCATAGGGTGTCGTTGTCGTTTTCAGCCCCATGGGCGTAGTGGGGGCGGCCTGTCCTCCGGTCATGCCATAAATGCTGTTATTGAGGCAAACTACGATCATCTCTATATTGCGCCGGGCATTATGGATGAGGTGGTTGCCACCGATGGCCGCCAGGTCCCCATCGCCGCTGATCACCATGACTTTCTTTTCCGGCAGTCCCATCTTGATGCCCAAACCAAAAGCGATGGGCCGGCCGTGGGTCGTGTGCAGAACATCGGCGTTGAAAAAGGGGCTGGGAATCCAGGCCGAGCAGCCGATCCCGGATACAAAAATAAAATCATCCAAGTCCATGGATAATTCGTCAATGGCCCGGAGGATGGCCTGAGCAACGATGCCATTGCCACATCCAGGACAATTGGTGGTCGAGGTGACGGAAGGACGGATAAACCGATGCAGAGGGTGAACCAATTCACTCATGGAATTACCTCGCGGATCTTTTTCAGGATATTTTCCGGATCATGAATTTCCCCGAGGACGCGGGGCGGCAGGAAATAAACATCGGCGTAATGGGCCGCGGCTGCTTTGATATAAGGATAGAGCTGACCCAGGTTGTTTTCCAGAACAATTACCTTTTTGGCCTTCTTCGCCATGGATTCGATTTCTTCTTCCGGAAAGGGCCAGGCAGTGATTATCCGCAGGGTTCCCACCGGCAGCCCTTCCTCCTTCGCCCGCATAGCCGCCATCGAAACGGCCCGGGAGACAGCCCCATAAGAGACCAAAACGACTTCTGCGTCCTGATAATTTTTTTCAACCTGAATGATTTCATGCTGGTGTTTTAGAATCTTGTTACTCAGCATCCGTACAAAGTGGTCCAACGCGGAAAGATCGCTCAGATTGCGTTTCCCGTATTCATCATGGCAGGAACTGGTTACATGGGCCTTAAATCCCCTTCCGAAGATCGGCATGGGGGCCACATCTTCGTCGAGAAATCCTTTAATTTTTTGAGGATCAGCCCCGGGTTCCGGAATTTTCCGGTATACGGCCTCGATCTGGTCCGAATCCGGGATGACTACCTCCTCTCGCATATGCCCTACGAAAGCATCGGAGAGGATGAAAACCGGCGTGCGGTACTTTTCGGCATAGTTGAAAGCCAACACCGTATGGTCGAACATCTCCTGCGGGGAGGAAGGGCAGAGGGCGATGATCTCATAATCTCCATGGGAGCCGCGTTTGGCTTGAACCATGTCCCCGGCTACCCCTGCCGTAGGCATTCCCGTTGTTGGGGCCCCTCTCTGTACGTTGACAATGACGCAGGGAGTTTCCACCCCCACGGCAAAGCCAATATTTTCCAGCATCAGGCTGATGCCCGGACCGGAAGTGGCCGTCATAACCTTCTTTCCTGTCCAGGAGGCCCCGATGATGGCGGCTATGGAGCTGATTTCGTCTTCCATCTGCAGAAACACTCCCCCCACCTGGGGAAGCCTCTCGGCCAGGCGGTTGGCGATCTCCGTGGCCGGCGTTATCGGGTAACCGGCGGCCAATTCGCAACCGGCGGCAATGGCCCCTTCAGCGCAGGCCGTGTTTCCCATCATGAAATATTTTCCAGTCTGCACCCTTTTCCCCTTCATTTTTTTGCCCCTTTCCCCGCTTTTTTGGGCTCAACCGCAATCGCCAGATCCGGGCAATAAATCATGCAGTTCTGGCATTGAGTGCACGCCTCTTGTTGAGTGACCTGCGGGGGTCGGTACCCTTTCCGGTTCAAACTTTCGGAGGAAGAAAAAAGTTTTTTGGGGCAGACTTCCATGCAAATGCCGCACTCCTCTACCCCCTTGCAAAGCTCTCGATAAATACGGATTTCAGCCAAAGTCTCTCTCCTTTGATTTCCCAAGCCGGCCCCTGGTTCCTTTCAGCTGGGCCAAATAACTTTTTTTGGAATAGGTCAGATGCTTTACAATCAGCTTTTCCAGTTGAGATGCATTTTTCGCTTCGATAGCGTCGATAATCTGGCGATGCTCCTGGATCGATTGTTCAATACGATCGGGCAAAGACCAGGCATTGTAGCCGACGATGTGGGCTTTGGTCTTTAGATAGTTAATCATGTCATACAGGTATTGGTTCCGGCAGATTTTGAAAATGGCCCGGTGAAATTCCGAATCTTTTTCAATCATTTGATCCGTCTTACGGCGCAGGTGGCTTTCGACTCCCTTGGAAAGCTGCTTTAAGCTTTGAATCTCATCCGGACGGATATTCTTAATCACCAGCCGGGCCGCCAGCTTTTCAATGGCCACCCTAACAAAATATATTTCTTCAACCTCCTCCACAGTCAGGTCAGCCACCATCGCCCCCCGGTAGGGCATGGTCCGGACAAGTCCTTTGGCCTCCAGCTTTTTCAGCGCCTCCCGGATCACGGTGCGGCTGCCCCCGAGCCGGGAAATCAGGTCCATCTCAATGAGGCGCTCGCGGGGCTTGAGCTGGCCGGAGAGAATAGCTCCCTCCAGTTCCCTGGCAACTTTCGTGGAAATAACGCTTGACATACGGTTGGCGGTTACTATAAGAAACCCAATTGGCGTTTTTTTAGTACAACATTGTATACAATTTTAATATCTTTTTGTCAATTTTTTTTTAAACCTCTGGTCAACTTCTTTAACCTTTTTTCCTGGTGCCCGAATGTGTTCCTTTCAAACCTTCTTGCGCCCTCTTAGCATCTTAGCAAACGAGAGCAGGTTGCTCTTAAGATTTAAGAAAAGAGGTGTTTTGCATTCAGCATATTTTTTAAGAGAGTCGTTCTGATTTTCCTATGACTACAAACGAATGGAGGTCTCTGGTATATTGAGTTAGGACAGGGTTTTAATCAGGAGGCATGGGAAAACAACTTGCCCACCCCCATTTTAAAATGGTGACTTTTTATCCCGGGCGGTAGGCCGGTCCCGGCGGGGAGGGCCCCTGGCTTGGCCAAATGAGGCAGCATTCCTTCCATGGGATACGGTGGGAAAGGGACTAAAAATCTGTGACCAATCAGTTTCTGTAATCATCGATCCAGGAAAGTTTTCTTTCCCGTCTAAAATCCTCCGCCATTTCTGGTAGGGGGGGGAATAAGGGTTGTTCTGGGGCCGATTTTGCCGGCGCCTGGTACCCTCCCCACCCAGACTCCAACAAAAGTGGTTCTAAAAAACGGGGGGAGCAAGGGGGAAATAACAATTGACATCATTGCCCAAAAAATTGTAGGATTATTTATTCGAGTCGTAAAGAGTTTAGGGTTGAAATAAAAAAGCCGTGAAGCTCTTGAAAGCTTTCGCGGCTTTTTTATTGGGAGCAATCCGGCCCCTCTCCTGTGCAACCTGCAGAATTACGGAGAATTTTTAATTCAACCTATCCTCATTGGATGAGGGGTGGGGAAGGAAAAACCAAGGGAGGTTGATATGAATAAGAACCTATACGTGGGAAACCTATCTATTGAAGTCACGGAAGAAGACCTG
This is a stretch of genomic DNA from Deltaproteobacteria bacterium. It encodes these proteins:
- a CDS encoding DUF6282 family protein, which translates into the protein MREDLEILQGAVDMHIHSAPSLFPRLVDHVEAAGGLKILDGKESF
- a CDS encoding 2-oxoacid:acceptor oxidoreductase subunit alpha — protein: MKGKRVQTGKYFMMGNTACAEGAIAAGCELAAGYPITPATEIANRLAERLPQVGGVFLQMEDEISSIAAIIGASWTGKKVMTATSGPGISLMLENIGFAVGVETPCVIVNVQRGAPTTGMPTAGVAGDMVQAKRGSHGDYEIIALCPSSPQEMFDHTVLAFNYAEKYRTPVFILSDAFVGHMREEVVIPDSDQIEAVYRKIPEPGADPQKIKGFLDEDVAPMPIFGRGFKAHVTSSCHDEYGKRNLSDLSALDHFVRMLSNKILKHQHEIIQVEKNYQDAEVVLVSYGAVSRAVSMAAMRAKEEGLPVGTLRIITAWPFPEEEIESMAKKAKKVIVLENNLGQLYPYIKAAAAHYADVYFLPPRVLGEIHDPENILKKIREVIP
- a CDS encoding aldehyde ferredoxin oxidoreductase family protein; translation: MYGWRGKILRVDLTKGELKEENLDGKVAKDYIGGRGLGIYYLNKEVDPRIDPLSPENMLIMATGPLTGTSAPTAARYMVMTKGPLTGALTCSNSGGQFPKELKRAGFDALIVTGRASTPVYLWIDKGRAELKPADHLWGKMVPETTDLLLSETDPKARVACIGPAGEKLVLFAAIMNDRYRAAGRSGVGAVMGSKNLKAVVVRGEGLVPVADQARFKEIQNRVMTKFTQAAKAAPSPLSQHGTIGVMTPLTQKYGVLPTKNFQQGTFNGWQAITGQTLTEKYLQKTVACWACPISCGRFTKVEEPGFEGEGEGPEYETAFALGALCMVDNLAAITKANYLCNDLGLDTMTMGATIACAMELFDRGFLTAERSGGPLPWGDGRKLVELVRMTGLREGFGNELAEGSYRLAQRYGHPELAMVSKRLELPGYDPRGLQAQGLNYATSPIGGSHCRAHMAYCEMVGIPKPVDPHEWKGKARLVKLWQDVFSIIDSAGLCLFFTVRNLLRPELEVLPDGILEYLNAVTGAEYSLGELVKAGERIWNAERLFLHKAGFSRQDDSLPHRLTHEPLPDGPAKGKVVHLEEMLDEYYLERGWSREGIPTANKLKELGLN
- a CDS encoding PDDEXK nuclease domain-containing protein, which produces MKHPVKNKDVYLRIRQILESARLTAARSVNTAQVMANWLVGREIVEEEQKGERRANYGEQLIAELSENLTRDYGSGYSIQSLKYIRQFYLTYSRLVGNTEIGHALRGQSTGREFEATEKVHALRGKSSVVGIPDALPRKSTAPSVSPGLEIGHALRGQSWQPGRLHPNLSWTHYRTLLRVDKEEARAFYEIEAIRNNWSARELERQINSLLYERLALSKDKKGLMRLAKKGQEIQRPIDAFKDPVVMEFLGMPEVPKLVESDLEQALINNLQTFLLELGKGFAFVSRQERITLDGDHFYIDLVFYHTVLKCFVLIDLKVGKLAHQDLGQIQLYVNYYDRERRTEGDNPTLGLILCTDKNDAVVRYTLGPDQEKKIFASRYKLYLPTEAELRAELRRELRQLGPISNPGRKT
- a CDS encoding thiamine pyrophosphate-dependent enzyme; this translates as MSELVHPLHRFIRPSVTSTTNCPGCGNGIVAQAILRAIDELSMDLDDFIFVSGIGCSAWIPSPFFNADVLHTTHGRPIAFGLGIKMGLPEKKVMVISGDGDLAAIGGNHLIHNARRNIEMIVVCLNNSIYGMTGGQAAPTTPMGLKTTTTPYGTFENPFDIAHLVMAAGASFVSRWTTYHPRQITTTLKKAIQKKGFSFLEVITQCPVQFGKKTGSGSSVQMLREYKEKAISVKEAAKLSEEELQERIVVGELVNKEKPEMVEEIMKMKAKAYGVKE
- a CDS encoding ferredoxin family protein translates to MAEIRIYRELCKGVEECGICMEVCPKKLFSSSESLNRKGYRPPQVTQQEACTQCQNCMIYCPDLAIAVEPKKAGKGAKK
- a CDS encoding 2-oxoacid:acceptor oxidoreductase family protein, coding for MKRTEILIGGVGGQGVILAGILLGTAATLFDNKKAVQTQAYSSEQRGGMAKAEVILSGDPITDPQVRRPDILIALAEDAVNRHLHKIKPNGILVIDSDLVQEVNPGDYQVLKVPATSMAEQEGNIVVANLIILGALIKKTGILSVPAMEKAIEASVPPQAKTLNLKAFRRGLEFKV
- a CDS encoding 4-hydroxyphenylacetate 3-hydroxylase N-terminal domain-containing protein, with the protein product MAVKTFPEYLESLRKMKPTAYMFGARVENVVDNPRIRGGINSTGATYELANLEKYRDLLTTVSPFTGERINRFTLLPQSIEDLVARVKINRILGAYVGTCHQRCTGLDCMAALSIVTFDIDKKHGTPYYNRFLDFLRYMQKNDFTANASVTDVKGDRSLAPHEQPDKDLYLRVTEKTKDGIVVKGAKVHQTGSLSAHELIVLPTRAMGKGDEDYAVAFAIPADTKGVIHVVGRNTMDTREIEGVDCGNIRYSKYCPTVIYDEVFVPWERVFMCGEIEYTGEIVNRFSAFHRQSHGGCKAGKVDAMTGAALVMMDYNGTSKVTHHKEKIIDMIHMAETLYGCSLAASYEGKKEASGTYFINSVLANASKIHEGKQMSEMIRLLVDIAGGYVADLPSDRDFNNAEVGGLLKKYLQGAVGVPVENRIKMLRLVEKLAMESADTVSDLHGGGSPAAHRLTIMRESDLNARKNCAKRLAGIE
- a CDS encoding GntR family transcriptional regulator, with product MSSVISTKVARELEGAILSGQLKPRERLIEMDLISRLGGSRTVIREALKKLEAKGLVRTMPYRGAMVADLTVEEVEEIYFVRVAIEKLAARLVIKNIRPDEIQSLKQLSKGVESHLRRKTDQMIEKDSEFHRAIFKICRNQYLYDMINYLKTKAHIVGYNAWSLPDRIEQSIQEHRQIIDAIEAKNASQLEKLIVKHLTYSKKSYLAQLKGTRGRLGKSKERDFG